In the Gymnogyps californianus isolate 813 chromosome 3, ASM1813914v2, whole genome shotgun sequence genome, one interval contains:
- the POMC gene encoding pro-opiomelanocortin, protein MPSALWSSLPVVLGLLLWHPAGASGPCWESSECQDLTSEASILACAAACRADLSAEAPVYPGNGHLQPLSESIRKYVMSHFRWNKFGRRNSSSGGSGGHKREEAAGGNPPPASLPAVPPSHREEEEGTGLEREEGKRSYSMEHFRWGKPVGRKRRPIKVYPNGVEEESAESYPLEFRRELALGGTGAPPEEEEEEEEEEEGQEEEKAAGGSYRMRHFRWHAPLKDKRYGGFMTSEHSQTPLVTLFKNAIVKSAYKKGQ, encoded by the exons ATGCCGAGCGCGTTGTGGAGCAGCCTGCCcgtggtgctggggctgctgctctggcacCCCGCCGGTGCCAGCGGTCCGTGCTGGGAGAGCAGCGAATGCCAGGACCTCACCAGCGAGGCCAGCATTTTG GCGTGCGCCGCGGCGTGCAGAGCCGACCTGTCGGCCGAGGCGCCCGTCTACCCGGGGAACGGGCACCTCCAGCCCCTCTCCGAGAGCATCCGCAAGTACGTCATGAGCCACTTTCGCTGGAACAAGTTCGGCCGGAGGaacagcagcagcggcggcagcggggggcACAAacgggaggaggcggcggggggtAACCCACCGCCGGCATCGCTGCCTGCCGTCCCGCCGTCCCACcgcgaggaagaggagggaaccGGGCTGGAGCGGGAGGAAGGCAAGCGCTCCTACTCCATGGAGCATTTTCGCTGGGGAAAGCCGGTGGGACGCAAAAGGAGACCCATCAAGGTCTACCCCAACGGGGTGGAAGAGGAGTCGGCCGAGAGCTACCCGCTGGAGTTCAGGCGGGAGCTGGCGCTCGGTGGCACCGGGGCACCGCccgaggaggaagaggaggaggaagaggaggaggaaggccaggaggaggagaaggcggcCGGCGGCTCCTACCGCATGCGCCATTTCCGCTGGCACGCGCCCTTGAAGGACAAGCGCTACGGAGGCTTCATGACCTCGGAGCACAGCCAGACCCCGCTAGTGACTCTCTTCAAAAACGCCATCGTCAAAAGCGCCTACAAGAAGGGGCAGTGA